In a single window of the Eriocheir sinensis breed Jianghai 21 chromosome 61, ASM2467909v1, whole genome shotgun sequence genome:
- the LOC126986143 gene encoding GATOR complex protein NPRL2-like, whose product MRMSEEFGKEGPIRGIFLAEFHHTAGPKIVHQHPVGCISKEVFDAVSVFIIPKPQVLKRIVTVNVLGVKITGYPNEIRSPNYKRNALIFNLAFVCDSSARTVHYEPAVKKLSEYLENLELEDGFLSSASGRARVPGLLRQVLDDLSTTSHCTVTITLGGGEGERRPSQFSRHHGSDSSGGSGGAPHERRLSLYSDQRPSEGSFRGFRKSSVSEAKSRRRSADSTTTSVLHLKTMPLPSQVVRLWPDPLQVEDHHVPVLISERVYSRGDHWDLTTQQVLPYIDGFSHVAKIAAAADVDNNLVKACVENLLYYEQVRLLPIFQYSNVYVVTSGIQRLYVDPELQEECRRAINKHCAFRPQLCQILELYNSMTYGVSVRDLCIRYNPQALNIDERRLVQFGLTNNLIRRLHRYPILLPPDDPHYTPGRHSNTIHALCSGQHNYDEICCRLGLTFKELHEIVERDPNIRVLWK is encoded by the exons ATGAGGATGTCGGAGGAGTTTGGCAAGGAGGGACCTATTCGCGGCATATTCCTGGCAGAGTTTCACCACACGGCCGGGCCCAAGATCGTCCACCAACACCCCGTAGGCTGCATCAGTAAGGAG GTCTTCGATGCAGTCTCCGTCTTCATCATCCCGAAACCGCAAGTCCTGAAGCGCATCGTCACCGTCAACGTCCTCGGGGTGAAGATAACGGGCTACCCCAATGAGATCCGCAGCCCCAACTATAAACGCAACGCCCTCATCTTCAACCTTGCCTTCGTCTGTGACTCGTCCGCGCGCACCGTCCATTACGAGCCCGCCGTGAAGAAGCTGTCGGAGTACCTGGAGAATTTGGAGTTAGAGGATGGGTTCTTGTCGTCTGCGAGTGGCCGAGCGCGAGTTCCGGGTCTActgcgacag gtactCGATGACCTCAGCACAACCAGTCACTGCACCGTCACCATCACACTGGGCGGCGGCGAGGGGGAGCGGCGGCCCAGCCAGTTCAGCCGCCACCACGGGAGCGACAGCAGCGGCGGCAGTGGCGGGGCACCTCACGAACGACGACTGAGCCTCTACAGTGACCAGCGGCCGTCCGAGGGGAGCTTTAGGGGGTTCAGGAAGTCGTCCGTCTCGGAGGCGAAGAGTCGGAGGCGCTCGGCGGATAGCACAACAACGTCTGTGCTGCATCTTAAG ACGATGCCCCTCCCGTCCCAGGTGGTGCGGCTGTGGCCCGACCCCCTGCAGGTAGAGGACCACCACGTCCCTGTGCTTATATCGGAGCGCGTGTACAGCCGGGGAGACCACTGGGACCTCACCACGCAGCAGGTCCTTCCCTATATCGACGGGTTCTCCCACGTGGCCAAGATCGCTGCAGCTGCGGATGTGGATAACAATTTAGTGAag GCCTGCGTCGAGAACCTCCTCTACTACGAACAAGTGCGCCTGCTGCCGATCTTTCAGTACTCCAATGTTTACGTCGTCACCTCAGGCATCCAGCGTCTTTACGTGGACCCGGAGCTGCAGGAGGAGTGCCGCAGGGCCATCAACAAGCACTGTGCCTTCCGCCCCCAGCTATGCCAAATCCTGGAGCTATATAACAG tATGACGTATGGGGTCAGTGTGCGAGACCTCTGCATACGCTACAACCCACAGGCGCTTAACATTGACGAGCGGAGACTAGTCCAATTCGGCCTCACCAACAACCTCATTCGCCGCCTCCACCGCTACCCCATACTGCTGCCCCCCGACGACCCCCACTACACCCCGGGCCGCCACAGCAACACCATCCACGCCCTATGCAGCGGACAGCACAATTACGACGAGATCTGTTGCCGCCTCGGACTCACGTTCAAGGAGCTTCATGAGATTGTGGAACGGGACCCCAATATCCGGGTGCTGTGGAAGTGA